Proteins encoded in a region of the Canis lupus familiaris isolate Mischka breed German Shepherd chromosome 1, alternate assembly UU_Cfam_GSD_1.0, whole genome shotgun sequence genome:
- the FBXO46 gene encoding F-box only protein 46, producing MDRSSLLPFQLWCPRPFGTYSQNQPRPPTAALKPSACPEPGSGAEPDHGPAHSENTPPALATEAPASQPAPLLSAAAAGDEGRVLLDTWYVIKPGNTKEKVAFFVAHQCGGGSRASSMKVKGHWGSDSSKAKRRRRCLEPTKAPPDPGGPEGPPAAEGAPTSTGEDVDLLSVAEMVALVEQRAALALQNYPRPGTPAPVVFVSAEQGGPAKGLGSERRSGGGDCSRVAEAVAHFEAQRDSPPSKGLRKEERPGPGPGEVRIAFRISNGREPRAPDGSLPNGSGGRPGCAYPGSPGPGARAKDKITCDLYQLISPSRDALPSNVEFLLARADEASEGETPVPARPEDTPPAPPPPPARDCGASGFHVDVVVTGVVDECIFFGKDGTKNVKEETVCLTVSPEEPPPPGQLFFLQSRGPDGPPEPPPADSPATAPGPDDAEGTADTSLCRLYRHVSHDFLEIRFKIQRLLEPRQYMLLLPEHVLVKIFSFLPTRALAALKCTCHHFKGIIEAFGVRATDSRWSRDPLYRDDPCKQCRKRYEKGDVSLCRWHPKPYHHDLPYGRSYWMCCRRADRETPGCRLGLHDNNWVLPCNGPGGGSSGGGGGSTGSSGGRAGREEGR from the coding sequence ATGGACCGCAGCAGCCTCCTGCCCTTCCAGCTGTGGTGCCCCCGGCCCTTTGGCACCTACTCGCAGAACCAGCCGCGCCCACCTACTGCAGCCCTCAAGCCATCGGCCTGCCCAGAGCCAGGCAGTGGGGCTGAGCCAGACCACGGGCCTGCCCACTCAGAGAACACCCCGCCTGCCTTGGCCACAGaggcccctgcctcccagcctgctCCACTCCTCTCAGCAGCTGCTGCTGGCGATGAGGGCCGAGTCCTGCTGGACACGTGGTACGTCATCAAGCCCGGGAATACAAAGGAGAAGGTGGCCTTCTTTGTGGCCCACCAGTGTGGTGGGGGCAGCCGGGCCAGCTCCATGAAGGTTAAGGGGCACTGGGGCAGCGACAGCTCCAAGGCTAAGCGGAGGAGGCGCTGTCTTGAACCTACCAAGGCTCCACCGGACCCAGGGGGCCCAGAGGGGCCCCCCGCTGCTGAGGGGGCCCCAACCTCAACTGGTGAGGACGTCGACCTGCTCTCTGTGGCTGAGATGGTAGCCCTAGTGGAACAGCGGGCCGCCCTGGCCCTGCAGAACTACCCTCGCCCCGGCACCCCAGCGCCTGTGGTCTTTGTGTCAGCTGAGCAGGGTGGGCCTGCCAAGGGGCTGGGATCTGAACGGCGGTCTGGTGGTGGGGACTGCAGCCGTGTGGCCGAGGCGGTGGCCCACTTCGAGGCCCAGCGGGACAGCCCTCCATCCAAAGGCCTCCGCAAAGAGGAGCGTCCTGGGCCAGGTCCAGGGGAGGTACGCATTGCCTTCCGCATCTCCAATGGCCGAGAGCCCCGTGCACCCGATGGCAGCTTGCCCAACGGGAGTGGGGGCCGGCCCGGTTGTGCCTACCCTGGcagcccaggccccggggcccgAGCCAAGGACAAGATCACCTGCGACCTGTACCAGCTCATCAGCCCCTCCCGGGACGCCCTGCCCAGCAATGTGGAGTTCCTTCTGGCTCGGGCGGATGAAGCCAGCGAGGGGGAGACACCAGTCCCTGCCAGGCCTGAGGACActcccccagcaccccctccaccccctgcccggGACTGCGGAGCATCAGGCTTCCATGTGGATGTGGTGGTGACGGGTGTGGTGGATGAATGCATCTTCTTTGGCAAGGACGGCACCAAGAACGTCAAAGAGGAGACAGTGTGCCTGACGGTCAGCCCCGAGGAGCCGCCCCCACCTGGCCAGCTTTTCTTCCTCCAGTCCCGTGGTCCAGATGGGCCCCCTGAGCCACCCCCGGCCGACTCACCAGCCACCGCACCAGGCCCGGATGATGCCGAGGGGACAGCAGACACCTCTCTGTGCCGCCTGTACCGGCACGTGTCACACGATTTCCTGGAGATTCGCTTCAAGATCCAGCGGCTGCTAGAGCCGCGACAGTACATGCTGCTGCTGCCCGAGCACGTGCTGGTGAAGATCTTTAGCTTCTTGCCCACGCGGGCCCTGGCAGCCCTCAAGTGTACCTGCCACCACTTCAAGGGCATCATTGAGGCATTCGGTGTGCGGGCCACAGACTCACGCTGGAGCCGCGACCCACTGTATCGCGATGACCCTTGCAAGCAGTGCCGCAAGAGATACGAGAAGGGTGATGTGTCGCTCTGCCGCTGGCACCCCAAGCCCTACCACCACGACCTGCCTTATGGACGTTCCTACTGGATGTGCTGCCGCCGAGCTGACCGCGAGACGCCTGGCTGCCGCCTGGGTCTGCACGATAACAACTGGGTGCTGCCCTGCAATGGGCCAGGTGGCGGCAGtagtggtggcggtggtggcagCACTGGCAGCAGTGGGGGCCGGgctggcagggaggaagggaggtga